In Montipora capricornis isolate CH-2021 chromosome 4, ASM3666992v2, whole genome shotgun sequence, the DNA window CACCtttccccccccctccttcctcTCTTCCTCCGACAATGCTCCTTTTTACAGGCATTCAAAGCTACgcctacacggatcagaggaaagtcgaaacaaacGCCGATCGAATGAGACGGAGATCGAACTGCCGACGTCCATCTCGCAAGTCCGCGCCCAAACCGACTAAGCTACGCCTGTGTAGCCATCTGGCTAGCAATCTCTTCCTGACCACCAGAATCACTCGTAGCTTCCTTGAGAGGTTCTGGTCCTATTCTGTCTCCTGAGATATATGCAGCGAGTGGCTGGAACTCCAGCCTACCTTATTGTCCTCTGCTTCTGTTTCCTGACAGATGGAGGTTGTACGTTGGAGAGGTTGGGTCCGTATACCCTTGTCTGGACAACAATCCCATTTTCACGGCGAGTACGTAGTTCCTTCTCCGGTGAGTGTCTCTTTTAACCTGTCAATGTTATCCTATGCCATGTTTGGTAAACACGTTTTGTTGAATACTTCGACGCTGGCAGAAACTACTCTTTGCTTTTAACTTTGATTCCAACCTCTGCAGGTGCAAAGCTGTGTCGTTTTCCTCGCGCCGAGAGTAGGATACACAATGTCTGAGTCTGTTTAGCGTTTGGATTAAAGTTAGCGTTTTAGCCCCATACGACAACTAACGATGTTTAGGCAGTTTCAGTGCTCTGGCCACAGGTTGTGGGataaatatagattacttcatggttggtgagtgcgtacgatttttattcacgagtagTGAACGATCGCGTAAACGAatgagtgagcgaagcgaacgagtcaGTTTAACGacccttcacaacgagtgagtaataaaaatcgtacaaacgagccaatcatgcatgaagtaatttgtttattatataagtacagagatcataaagttaacgaggtaaatgttaatcgagaggctatcaaaccaccgatcgtgaacaaaagtcccaaacaaatagcaaaatatctttgaaataaaagaaatctttaccttccgggttcgggtcctggccggggacattgtgttgtgtgaCACTTTACtgtcacggtgcctctctccacccaggtgtataaatgggcaccggcgaaatgctgggggtaaccctgcgatggactagcatcccatccaggtgggagtataaatactcctagtcgcttcatgctacggaaaccggagataagcgccggcctggtgggccttctggctcttaagcagtgactttactttttttaccttccatacctctcTTGAGTACTATTAAAACTTTtaaagatcttctgaagtatttttgtggaaaaaaacTGAGCAATAAAAGaccaaaaactttgaaaaccatacaccagtcggccgccatgttcaCAAATTTTACTGCCGCTGTCGGTGCACAGGcctcaacatcatattagccaaacgaaaggctgatacgacaatttttcactagtgaaaaaaatggtatgaccaatcagctggcttctctagcgcaaagagactatttttatctagATCCTTTTTGGCgcgtaaatctcggtacgtatgTAATAAAtgagaatatcattggttaaaagaggaaaaatcgCGCTGCACTTGCCGCACCGTCTCATTTTAGCACACcattcattctatattttttcCCTGAAACAGCACGTACCAATATATGTGCATGGCCATGGTATGGCACCTGATTATTTGTGCCATATGATATAAGTTCTACCTCCGTCTAAATATGACTTACGGCGCAATCATGACCCTGGAGTCTTATTTACATCACCAAAAGTAAGAATCAAGAAGACTACGAGGGACAGGTCATTTTGTTGTGCTGCTCCTAGACTTTGGAATTCTCTACCATCTGATCTAAGGTCTATTTCCAGTCTGAACATTTTTAAAAGTAGacttaaaacttttttatttaataagGCATTCAATTGGGGATTTCCAAATCgtaaatttttaatcttatttcatatcttgtcccAGCTATGTATCTAAGGAATTTaggatttttaaatttttaagtcttaggttgtgttctattgggataaaccgtttttagttggttgggtaTTTTCGTGTTCTGTtggaaaaaaccgttttcggttgattTGGTTGATCAACTCAAACTAGGTTGtaacggttgaaaaagcatcgacagcaaccgctgtcgtttacgcaggccatttaaagtcggccgcgGGCTCCTGCCATGTTGATTTCGGGCCTCAGcttgtcaacgctgagaagtctggtaataactattcccaggagttaccgcgtttcaaccgaaaacggttggaaaagaaTTCAACCGAAATCGGTTGCGGTTGAAATGGTTcatgatcccaatagaacacgaccggCGTAGTCTTAAATCTTTATATGTAAGGCGCAGTTGAATATTCATATAGAAAGAGCGCtgtataaattaataaattattaagtgaagtattattattattattattattattattattattattattatatttttaggATACGTCGTTCTCATTGTACGacttgaacgagatggaataattgcgaaagacgtatgatagtgcaaagttatattttgagatgacgcaCTTGGAAAAGGAGAGGCGAGTTGGGTAAGAacgaaaaaatattattaaaaaaaaattagtaagCTAAAGACAACTATTAACAATGACAAGATAAACTACAAACATCATTTCAGTGATAGCCAATAATCAGATGTATGTACAGTAAATGAAAACATCcactcaaaatataacttagcgatATTGCgttgtgtaattgttacgaaatgtccaatgtcagtttgagggatggaaattagtgttcACCACgatttttgcagatacggcggccattttgatccctcacagacgctcctctgtTTTTTTTCGCgaagagtgggcggctgtacacaggctaattttctcttgatatCAGTGACTTAAAGGCTCTCATTTTGTTCAAGCTGAACCAGTTTTTAATGAATAGTCATGTACGTCATGACAATCTAAGAATGGGGGGTTGCAACAATACCCTGCCACGTAGACTGCGTTACGCTCCTCTCCACgaaccacaggcaccccaagctcagttgggaaaagccaacaaaaaaataaggatttgtatgggaatcccgataaaagacctgagaagaaaattttacgaaaaattctcaattagAAAGCCTAACCTTTGCCGTCGTGTGTCTAGCCTAcgtgcagatacggcggccattttgatccctattgtttcaaattcactacttgcacaaatcccataatacacctctttaacctcccaaaaatttgcataggcattgtttttgatttccctcaggacatcttcatgtcccaggagaacttgcaaacaatgattatgcaaagtttttgggggtaaaagaggtgtatcaTGGGATTGTACAAGTTGTACAAGCCCGCGTGCAATTGACATATCCGTATAAATCGCGATTTGGACGCGTAATTAGGCCTCCTAAGAGATTATAAAATAGCATTTTCGGCGTGTAATTAAGGCTCCTTAGAGACtttataaacagtatttaattcGATGTGAAAGAGGCGAAGGGGGTCAACGGTAGGAGAAAGTGCTGAAGAAGGAAACATtatacaggtttttttttttttatttcgttgaACGAGTTTATGTCTTTTGCCGTTTCGATTTGGGCCCGTACATTTGGTAGCAGAGCGAGGTTCATTTAGTGTGTTTTGCTCAACGAAAGGCAAGCAACGGAGTGAATATGATTGCAACAGAACAAGCGTTTCTTGTTCCACAGAATTTAGATGAGGCGGAGACGTTAGTAAACAAGCTAACCATTGAGGATTTAAGAGCTTTCTGTTTCACGTTTGGGCTCTCGCAAGATGGAACAAAAGCAAGTCTTAAAGAGCGACTTATGGAATATTATGAGGAGAAATTTAAATCGTCTTTAGGGTCTCCAGTGCCAATGCCACGAAGAAGACATTCGGCTGAAAGTCTCAAGACAACCGAGAAAGAAACGTTGTTTTCTTCAGCACTAGTCGACGTTGAACAAAGGATCGATAATTTGGAATTTGTCGTTTCTCAAATGAGGGAGTACATGGATGAATTGCTTAAACAGTTTCGTGTGTCTTTAACGGAATCCATTAAAGAGTCTACTGAACGAATGATGCGTGCTTTTGATAAGCCATCCGATGGAGATCCAAGAATAGACTCGGGTCCGAATCGATTTGTCCCCGATATAAAATTTGTCGCAGCGaatcgaaagttgaactttctGGAGAGGAATGCAATAGGAGTGTGTGTCGAATTGGAAAAATTGCTTCATGCGGAGGCTGCTCCCACGAGAATAGAAAGTCAATTAAAGAGGTTGAGTAAATACGAAACtgattgtttacattctgtGGAAGAAATTTTGGCGAACGTTGAAGACGATTCATTGATTGAAGAAACTTTAAAAGATTGGGACGAATTTCATTCAGGAATCCTAAGAATCTCTGGAAGAGCCGAAGAATTTATCGCCCAAAGCAGAGCGAAGTATTCTTCAAGTGAATACTCCGAGAACATCACAGGTGTTAAGCTGCCTCTGTTACAGTTGCCCAAGTTTTCTGGAAACATACTGGAATGGTCAGCGTTTTACAATGCATTTCTGGCATCGGTTGACTCTCATAAAAGACTTAGCAACGTGCAGAAGTTTACCCATTTGAGATCGTGTTTGAATGGCAGGGCGTACAAGTGTATTGAGGGTTACGCGGTCACTAACGATAAGTATCCAAAGGCACTACAAGACTTACGAGGTCGTTTTGGACGGAAGCGTTTGTTAGTGAACGAACTTGTCAAGTCCATTTTGAATTTGGATGTTCCGGTGAAAACTGACGGGAAGTCTTTGAGACATTTGTATGATACGTTGCAAAACCGAATGAGGAGTCTGGAGTCGCTTGGTCTCAAGCCTGATAACAACCCTAGCCTATCCATGGTGTTGCTTCCTATTTTTGACACGAAGCTACCACGTGAGCGCAAAGAGAAATGGGAGTTCGAGCTCACGAAATAtgacgatgatgaagatgacaaGGAGATCaatatcaagaaattctttcgATTCTTGGAAGGTCACGTGCTCAGTAAAGAGGCTCACGATGATATGAAGAGTAGTTCACCAAAACCCAGAAAACGATTTGGTAGAGAAACAGGGTCCAGGATCCCGGATAACGAAGAATATACTTCCGCGCAAGCCCTAGTCGGATCTTCCGACTTCAAGAAAGTGAAGTGTGGGTTTTGTGGGAAGAATCATGAAACTATTAAGTGTccgtcagccttgaacaagacGCCTGACGAAAGATGGCAAATGCTAATGAAACGCAAAGGTGCTCCAACATGCTTTAATTGTTTGCAGCCAGGTAGCATATCTCATAATTCAAGGACCTGCAAGGCACCGCGATGTCCTGTTGATGAATGTGGAAGGAAGCATCACCAACTTCTACACACTTCAGACAAGCCGATTGAAAATGAAGGAGACATTCAAGTCGTATCAGGGTTTGTTTGTACAAACAAACAGAATTTGCTGCCAACCGCTTCTGCAAAATTGATGCATGAAGACAAGGAATGCCAAATTCGTATCCTCCTGGATAGTGGATCACAACAGACATTCCTTAAGAAATCTATTGCTGATGATTTAAATATGAAGTCACAAGGATCTCCTGTTACTATGAATATTAAAGTACTCGGAGGTCAAGAACAGCGAAAGAGAATGGATCGCGTGAGGTTCATGTTGACACCTCTTGACTCAGGTGTTGATCAAGCAGTTTCCATTGACGCCTGGACGATAAGCAGTGTTTGCGCCCCCTTAACAGCTGTAGATGTTGATGTTAGGAAGTGTGCACACCTTAGAAACCTAAAGCTTGCTGACACCTTCCCAAGGAAAGCTGCTCCTGTTGACTTGTTAGTCGGGGCCGACCAATACTACAAGCTAGTTCAAGGAAACATTAGAAGAGGCCGTCCAGGAACACCGATCGCAACAAAGTCAAGACTGGGCTGGCTTCTGAGTGGTCCTGTCCCTGGGTCTAGGACAGACGAGAGTACAACAGCCATGTTGACAGTAACAAGAATAGAAGACCCAAACGATCAACTGAGACGATTTTGGGAACTTGACGCCATTGGAGTGATAGATCAGCAGAATAATGTCAGATCCGTGGAAGAGGAAGACGCACTTAACCAGTTCAACAGTTCCTGTAACTTCAATGGTGATAGATATGAAGTTGGTCTCCCGTGGAAGAAAGACCACCCACCTTTAGTTGATAATTACCAACAAGCTTATCAAAGGCTTATCTCCATTGAAAGAAGTCTGATCAAGCATGTGGAGAAGAAGAGAATGTATTGTGATGCAGTAAATCAATACATCGATGATGGTCATGCCCGAGCGATAGTCAAAGAAGACAGTAAGGCGGACAAGATAAGGTATCTCCCTCATCATGCGGTGTTCCGAGAAGACAGAACCACCACCAAATGCCGGGTTGTATTCGACAGTAGTGCCAAAACGCCTGATGGAGTCTCGCTCAATTCATGTCTTCTGAAAGGACCAAAGTTACAACCAGACCTGGGACATGTTATGATCAGATTCAGGTGTCATCGAATTGGTCTCATGGCGGATATTAAAAAGATGTTTCTCCAAATCAAACTGAAACGTGAAGATCAAAACAGTCACAAATTTCTGTGGAGAGATTTTCAAGCTGACAAGACGCCAGATGTTTATTGTATGACCAGGATAACATTTGGAGACACACCCTCGCCCTTTCTGTCAATCGCTACAGTACAGAAACACGTTCGAGAACACGAGGAAGATTACCCAGTTGCAGCTAAAGAAGTGAAAGAGAATATGTACGTTGACGATATACTCACTGGTGCCCCAGACGACGATTGTGCAGTGCAGCTTAAAGACGACCTCTGCAATCTTCTTTCAAAAGGGGGATTTCCGTTAACAAAGTGGGCTTCAAACTCCCAGAAGGTGATGGAAGCAACTCCTTCGCGAGAGAGAGCACCAACACTCATGTCAACTGCTGACCAGGAAAAGATGTGCGACTCATTAAAAGCACTAGGGACGTCATGGAATACACAAGATGATCTTTTGACCTTTACAAACGCTTCCAGTATCTTAACTGAGGCAGATCCCAAGACCAAGAGAAGTTTGATTAGCCTATATTCCAGAATATTTGATCCGATGGGGTTGTTGACTCCGTTCCTGATGGTACCAAAGTTACTATTTCAAGAACTATGGGCGCGAGGTCTTGACTGGGATCAGTCATTGGACTCTGACATCGCCGAAGCATGGGAAACGTGGAAGCAGGAATTGGCCGACGTGAGTCACATCGAAGTTCATAGATGGTTATTGCATGGTTTGCCATCCGTTGACAAAGTAGAGCTCCATGGGTTCGGAGACGCCAGTCAAAGAGCCTATGGATCAGCAGTTTACCTTTGTGCTGAAGACCGAGAAGGCAACAGAGTCTCCAATTTAGAGATGGCCAAGTCCAGAGTTGCGCCAGCTAAGCAAGTTACTTTACCAAGGCTAGAACTTCTTGCAGCATTCATAACCGCCAAGCTGATAAATTACGTCATGGAAGCTCTCCAAATAATGACGGACGCAGTTTACGCTTGGTCAGACAGTCAGATTGCGCTTGCGTGGATAAAAGGACCCAGTTCCAGGTGGAAAGTTTTCGTAGCAAACAGAGTTCAAGATATCCAACAAAGGGTTGCACCAAGCCAGTGGAGATTCTGCCCAGGAAACCAGAATCCTGCAGACTTTCTCACAAGAGGGATTTCAGCATCTCAGCTCAAGGAAAACGAACTTTGGTGGAATGGTCCTCAATGGTTAAAGCAATCTTGTCGTCACTGGCCAGTCCGTGAGACGCTTGAACGAGAAGATCCAGAGTGTCTAGTTGAAGCAAGAAAAGAAGCGCAAGAAGTACCACATGCAAGTTGTTTTGTATGTCTACCACCTGTTGATGAAAGCACCGCATTAGCAACAAGATACGAAACCTGGCAGCGTTTGATAAGGATAACCGCGTGGATTCTCAAGTGGCTACGATTACATGGGCAGCCCAAGGAGGGAAAACTGTCAGCCCAGGAGATAAAGGAGTCGGAGTTCGTATGGTTAAGAAACAGACAAAGAATTGCCTTCCTTCCAGAAATTGAAGAACTGTGTAACAAGAAACAAGTGTCTGAAAGAAGTTGCATAGTTAAGCTTGATCCTCAGTTTGACAAAACTAAGAGATTGCTTGTGGTTGGAGGCCGTCTTCAGTTTGCTCAAATACCTGAAGAAGAAAAGCATCAAATTATTATTCCACACAATGATCCTGTTATTGAAAAACTGATCATGCACGTACATGTGAAAGCAAGTCACGCTGGACCAGAGACTACTCTCGCAGTTCTACGTCAGCGATTTTGGCTTACACAAGGAAGACGAGAAGTAAAACGAGTCTTGAGAAAATGTCTCACTTGCAAGCATTGGAGAACTCAGCCAGTTCAACAAAAGATGGCACCCCTACCTGCTGAGCGAGTACAGATAGCACCACCATTCACCAACATTGGTCTAGACTTCACAGGTCCGTTGTACTTGAAAGTAAAAGAAGGTTCCAAGACATCTACTTCAAAAGCCTACATATGTATTTTTATCTGTGAAGATTCCCGTGCAGTCCATTTGGAGCTATTAAATAGTATGACAACTGAGGACTTCTTGCAAGCCTTTCGACGTATGGCTAATCGAAGAGGAATGGCGGAGGTGATTCATTCAGATAATCAGACAACGTTCCACAAGGCCGCAAAGGTTTTTAAGGCATCGACTCAAAGAATGAAATTAGCGAAGATAGACCCAAGCGTTGTAGAAAACAAATTGGCCGACCAAGGCGTATAGTGGAAGTTTATTACAGAAAGAGCCAGTCATCGAGGAGGTCAGTGGGAAAGAGTATGCCGACAACTCAAGGAACCACTGAGGAAAGTGTTAGGTAGAGCCTTCCTCACTTACACGGAGATGATGACAGTCTTAACAGACATAGAAGCTATGATCAACTCACGTCCTCTCACTTATATTGGTGACGACATCAGAGATGGAAGAATTATTACTCCAGCATTGCTTGCCATTGGAAGAGACTTAGAACGTCTACCAGATAACCCTCCCAAGAAAGCGGACGTGTCGCTCTCGGAACGTTATAGATATCAACAACGACTTCAAAATCACTTTTGGTCCCGTTGGCTGCGAGAATATTTGCCCGGACTCACTGTTCGTCAAAAATGGACAAGAGaagaaattccactgaaagaAAATGACGTCGTTCTGATATCCGAAGATAACCTTCCCAGAGGAAAGTGGAGGATCGGTAAAGTTATACAAACCTATCCCGGAAAAGACGACAGGGTTCGCACCGTGAAGCTCCAAACTAAGAAAGGAATCATTAACAGACCAGTACAGAAGTTACACTTGTTAGAAGAACATAAACAGAGAGTTACCAGTGAGAATCACCATGAAGACCAGGCAGACAATCAGTTTCTCGAGGTCCGAAGAGTAGGAAATGACTGTTCGTCATTCGTGGGGGAGGATGTACAAGCCCGCGTGCAATTGACATATCCGTATAAATCGCGATTTGGACGCGTAATTAGGCCTCCTAAGAGATTATAAAATAGCATTTTCGGCGTGTAATTAAGGCTCCTTAGAGACtttataaacagtatttaattcGATGTGAAGGAGGCGAAGGGGGTCAACGGTAGGAGAAAGTGCTGAAGaaggaaaaattatacaggttttttttttttatttcgttgaACGAGTTTATGTCTTTTGCCGttgcggagcaccatacttaagaaaatatggtaacccatcgatgtgagaaaatttggtttcatagccatgacgtcatgaacgtccgtacgtacgtacgtccgtccgccccttcatgtatgccaatgtgaccagtacacgtaaccatatcacgggctcaagtttagagctcatcaaggaggcaatactccatttgacactaataactagtttacagcatatatctttgatattggacatcaatgttatggtcaattgacacctgtcaaaacaaggtatccgctgaccagtatcacgtgaccatatcgcgggctcgagTTGgcccttatcgaggtcagctgttttgtttgaagttgaccgctgttCAGGGACTGGTGATTGGGTCGCAGGCTCAAGGAAAGTCagacagacacacacacacacctgaacgaggcttaatttttcgcgctctttctgtggctcgacgcggctgcacagccattctacctcaacaaaagctcttgacagtcgatgcttttcgtgttcaggtacggtttggaaaatatatttttcttgcatttttcgttgttttctgtccaggtttaacataatatagctgtggtcaggacacaatggtggctacgtagttattcaagtcaagcattggagcgatataaacttaaagctcagtgtttattttaaatttgtttagggctgctttttgctctgaattgcagttttttgtatgtcttaagatttttaattttgaatctacttgaaggttgcaagatgcctggacggcctatgacagaagaacagaaacgaaagaagatagaaagagaacgacaacgacaaaacagtacaccagtaatagcttaatctgtttgttatttctatggatgagttatttcaagtggatgcatttctaaaaagtggtttagccgttttttcctttgttcaggaatgaaactcgaatttttattgttaactggaattaaataacaatcatctgtactctttttggacagaaataatcgatctgttgctggtttgtttggctttaaaatgcgagctgacaaaaagtttttttactccgcttgcctaactgtttttcggcgtgcctcgacagtgacaagaaaatatTGCACTTATGttgtaaacatgtaatcgcaatgagttctcgtaaaggtataaggagaaatatcaccagcttgtgttttcagaagtttgttcagagcacgtacaggtaatttgttggagatcttgtttgaagtttgtcctttctagccgattctggttcaaaggcaagctggcgtgtttcaatgaaatacatcaaaatgtaaatgatctcgttttcagagataaagtggaataaataaagtacgatgtgtcacatcacgagctatatagtacgtctgtgatttctaattttagcgtgattcctattcgctggcctttgacagtcgactctgaaatggcttctttccttttccgttcgcttgctgaggatttgcttgttttcttttaaaactcttgcgattcaagaaaaattaattgcctaactggtgaattcgacagtagatttcgatgGAAAACCCGATATCAcaatcatcccttcgtgattcatgcgatcagtcggtttttcaggtgagattaaccgtggaattcactagttaggcagcgaagaaaatgatataattaaccaatatctgggaaaaccaaaaggcggacagttccaaagccttttattttcactaatcttacagccagtaagaataaacaaccccggagctccgcttttaggcttggctaaatctatatattatttttgttggcttttcccaactgagcttggggtgcctgtggttcGTGGAGAGGAGCGTAACGCAGTCTACGTGGCAGGGTATTGTTGCAACCCCCCATTCTTAGATTGTCATGACGTACATGACTACTCATTAAAAACTGGTTTAGCTTGAACAAAATGAGAGCCTTTAAGTCACTGatatcaagagaaaattagcctgtgtacagccgcccactctccgcaAAAACTAATCGGAGAGgggcgtctgtgatttaccgttgataatcgtgttaaATACCAAGTGATTTTTGCttgaatgtgtggaaaatgatttcattggtttttacccatcgatcattacatcattgaaacaacgagttttgattggcttttatttttatttctccacatcaacaccgtgagaaccaccatgggagattttacgatgagttcgtgtgtactttgcaCAGGgtaaaaaatacgaataaaaatctttttgatggccaaagaggtttttcttttaaattacgAGCGCACAAGCAATATTCTGACAGGCTGTCGTAAGAAATAAAATGGGAAGCAATTTCTTGAATTAGAAAGGGAAGGATATGTTagcaagaaaatgaaagttgAACTGAGTTGGTAGCTGACACGTTACACATCAAAACGTCTGTCAATAAATGGAAATACTTATGAGCATTTAGTTGTTATGTGGTATTTGTAAAATAGGTAAAAACCCGCTCGCAGGTTGAAGGAGGAGAAAATTCGCAGAGAAATTTTCAATACTTCATTTTACGACAACGACATTATCGTGTCGTATGACGTAACGTCCCTCTTCACTAATGTGCCTCTTGACGAAACCATCAGTCTTTTAGCGGAAAAGGCTTTTACCAACAACTGGTTTAATGCTACATACAACcttaacatcacaaaatctaGCCTGATTGAGCTTTTAACCATCGCAACGAAAGATCAGTTGTTTCAATTCAATGGCGAACTTTACGAACAGTTGGAGAGTGTGGCTATGGGTTCTCCTCTCGGTCCCGGCTCTCCTGGCTAACACCTTCACGTGTAGTCTTGAAGAACAACTTAAGATCCGGAACAAATTACCATCATACTACAGG includes these proteins:
- the LOC138046784 gene encoding uncharacterized protein — translated: MMTVLTDIEAMINSRPLTYIGDDIRDGRIITPALLAIGRDLERLPDNPPKKADVSLSERYRYQQRLQNHFWSRWLREYLPGLTVRQKWTREEIPLKENDVVLISEDNLPRGKWRIGKVIQTYPGKDDRVRTVKLQTKKGIINRPVQKLHLLEEHKQRVTSENHHEDQADNQFLEVRRVGNDCSSFVGEDVQARVQLTYPYKSRFGRVIRPPKRL
- the LOC138046783 gene encoding uncharacterized protein; translated protein: MIATEQAFLVPQNLDEAETLVNKLTIEDLRAFCFTFGLSQDGTKASLKERLMEYYEEKFKSSLGSPVPMPRRRHSAESLKTTEKETLFSSALVDVEQRIDNLEFVVSQMREYMDELLKQFRVSLTESIKESTERMMRAFDKPSDGDPRIDSGPNRFVPDIKFVAANRKLNFLERNAIGVCVELEKLLHAEAAPTRIESQLKRLSKYETDCLHSVEEILANVEDDSLIEETLKDWDEFHSGILRISGRAEEFIAQSRAKYSSSEYSENITGVKLPLLQLPKFSGNILEWSAFYNAFLASVDSHKRLSNVQKFTHLRSCLNGRAYKCIEGYAVTNDKYPKALQDLRGRFGRKRLLVNELVKSILNLDVPVKTDGKSLRHLYDTLQNRMRSLESLGLKPDNNPSLSMVLLPIFDTKLPRERKEKWEFELTKYDDDEDDKEINIKKFFRFLEGHVLSKEAHDDMKSSSPKPRKRFGRETGSRIPDNEEYTSAQALVGSSDFKKVKCGFCGKNHETIKCPSALNKTPDERWQMLMKRKGAPTCFNCLQPGSISHNSRTCKAPRCPVDECGRKHHQLLHTSDKPIENEGDIQVVSGFVCTNKQNLLPTASAKLMHEDKECQIRILLDSGSQQTFLKKSIADDLNMKSQGSPVTMNIKVLGGQEQRKRMDRVRFMLTPLDSGVDQAVSIDAWTISSVCAPLTAVDVDVRKCAHLRNLKLADTFPRKAAPVDLLVGADQYYKLVQGNIRRGRPGTPIATKSRLGWLLSGPVPGSRTDESTTAMLTVTRIEDPNDQLRRFWELDAIGVIDQQNNVRSVEEEDALNQFNSSCNFNGDRYEVGLPWKKDHPPLVDNYQQAYQRLISIERSLIKHVEKKRMYCDAVNQYIDDGHARAIVKEDSKADKIRYLPHHAVFREDRTTTKCRVVFDSSAKTPDGVSLNSCLLKGPKLQPDLGHVMIRFRCHRIGLMADIKKMFLQIKLKREDQNSHKFLWRDFQADKTPDVYCMTRITFGDTPSPFLSIATVQKHVREHEEDYPVAAKEVKENMYVDDILTGAPDDDCAVQLKDDLCNLLSKGGFPLTKWASNSQKVMEATPSRERAPTLMSTADQEKMCDSLKALGTSWNTQDDLLTFTNASSILTEADPKTKRSLISLYSRIFDPMGLLTPFLMVPKLLFQELWARGLDWDQSLDSDIAEAWETWKQELADVSHIEVHRWLLHGLPSVDKVELHGFGDASQRAYGSAVYLCAEDREGNRVSNLEMAKSRVAPAKQVTLPRLELLAAFITAKLINYVMEALQIMTDAVYAWSDSQIALAWIKGPSSRWKVFVANRVQDIQQRVAPSQWRFCPGNQNPADFLTRGISASQLKENELWWNGPQWLKQSCRHWPVRETLEREDPECLVEARKEAQEVPHASCFVCLPPVDESTALATRYETWQRLIRITAWILKWLRLHGQPKEGKLSAQEIKESEFVWLRNRQRIAFLPEIEELCNKKQVSERSCIVKLDPQFDKTKRLLVVGGRLQFAQIPEEEKHQIIIPHNDPVIEKLIMHVHVKASHAGPETTLAVLRQRFWLTQGRREVKRVLRKCLTCKHWRTQPVQQKMAPLPAERVQIAPPFTNIGLDFTGPLYLKVKEGSKTSTSKAYICIFICEDSRAVHLELLNSMTTEDFLQAFRRMANRRGMAEVIHSDNQTTFHKAAKVFKASTQRMKLAKIDPSVVENKLADQGV